The following coding sequences are from one Pocillopora verrucosa isolate sample1 chromosome 5, ASM3666991v2, whole genome shotgun sequence window:
- the LOC131786963 gene encoding uromodulin-like, with protein MWWLFRHLRFVLFTFTMEFVTANDQCRTEVNVQGMALKRSVFKRWSLAAPHLCDVKCGQEIACQSYNYNHYRNYQICELNNRTKEARPENFLSAPAWFYIRRLNGRAPLGSIPELPALSCHEIKASEGKYIISGMYWLDPTCKGKAKLIYCDMVHEDMDECKYNISNCDVNANCTNTYGSYKCTCKVGYTGDGHSCSDINECKGNHSCHVNATCMNTLGSHVCQCHAGYTGNGQSCTADPCYNYQNLSDANRKSSYVTPIHGPSLCDDLLPEGWYRFVGAAGTKMPTTRVPAFRCGTTWSGWLDSAHPTLQDGKVQKEVCFSDRSTGCKRKVLIYVKNCGSYFIYKLFGAFSCNSRYCGTD; from the exons ATGTGGTGGCTGTTCCGCCATTTAAGATTCGTCCTTTTCACATTTACCATGGAGTTTGTCACAGCTAATGATCAATGTAGGACCGAAGTAAATGTGCAAGGAATGGCTCTCAAGCGTTCTGTTTTCAAAAGATGGTCACTGGCGGCTCCTCATCTTTGCGATGTCAAATGTGGACAGGAGATTGCATGCCAAAGCTATAATTACAATCATTATAGAAATTACCAaatatgtgaactaaataaccgcACCAAGGAGGCGAGACCAGAGAATTTCCTTTCAGCACCCGCATGGTTTTACATCCGGCGATTGAACGGCAGAG CTCCCTTAGGCTCTATCCCTGAATTACCGGCGTTGTCTTGTCACGAAATAAAGGCAAGTGAAGGTAAATACATCATAAGTGGCATGTATTGGCTGGATCCAACTTGTAAAGGAAAGGCAAAACTGATTTACTGTGATATGGTTCACGAAG ATATGGATGAATGTAAATATAACATCAGTAACTGCGATGTGAATGCAAACTGTACCAACACGTATGGTTCTTACAAATGCACATGTAAAGTAGGATACACTGGCGATGGACACTCATGCTCAG ATATTAACGAGTGcaaaggaaatcactcttgtcacgtAAATGCTACATGCATGAACACCCTTGGATCACACGTATGTCAATGTCAtgctggatatactggaaatggacaaagCTGCACAG CCGACCCATGTTATAATTATCAAAACCTGAGTGATGCCAATAGAAAGAGCAGTTACGTTACACCGATACATGGACCATCTCTGTGTGACGACTTACTCCCcgagggatggtatcgttttgtgggagctgcaggaacaaaaatgccaacaacgcgtGTACCAGCATTCAGATGTGGTACAACCTGGTCAGGCTGGTTGGATAGTGCTCATCCTACGTTACAAGATGGTAAAGTTCAGAAGGAGGTCTGCTTTAGTGATCGTTCGACGGGTTGCAAACGTAAAGTACTTATTTATGTTaaaaactgtggatcctacTTCATCTACAAACTTTTTGGCGCGTTTAGTTGTAACTCACGTTACTGTGGTACAGACTGA